Sequence from the Xiphophorus couchianus chromosome 23, X_couchianus-1.0, whole genome shotgun sequence genome:
tgcatgtgtgtgtatctgaGTGGGTTTAAGGGCAAACCACAACCAGCAAAATACATGCTGGAGAGCTTCAGCATCCTCTGacgtttgctttatttttctaagtCTAATGCACTATTTTAAACCAAAGTCAGTAGCAGTTTACTATCAGGTAGCCATAGAGAAACATACAGTCAGTTATTAAAACTCAACAGGAATACAAGTGGAAGGTAACCTTTGTATGGAGAAAGTTTTTCATCCTCCTCTGTTCTGCAGGAAAGTTCTAGAAAATCTTCTATCAGGTCCAGAGAGATGAGCGACTGACTGAACACCAACCTGACGACAAAAGCGGCCTcaatgttaatttaaaacatccaCAAACACTGGGATTCAATAAAGCTATACTTTTTATGTTCCACATAGCATGAACATTCTTACACTTTATCTTCTACTTCCTCAGCCATGCGCAGGATCTCAAAGAGCAGCATCATCTTTCCTGAGTGCTCCAGGATTTCAGAGTCAGCTTCTGTCACAAACTCCTTGTACCAGTCGGCAGAGCAGGGACTCCCTGGCGTAGAGTTTGCTGCCCGGGCTGCTTGGGGTAGAAACACAGATTAAGGCTCGGTTACATCGCTATACATCAGACGTCTTAAAAGAATTCAGACATAAAGTACTTCTTACTGAAGTTTATGTCTTTGCTAGACGTGCAGGACATTTCCTGCAGATAAAATAATCCTATATTCAACAACTGACAGCAAAAGTATCTGGCGAGGAAGAGcattcctaaaaaaaacaactccggcttgtatttgtgaaatattttctgtcttttttgaAGTGTGAGCGTAACATTTTGCAGCAATTAATCCCTCAATTCAACTATGCATTTGcttggaaacaaaatgtttgcttcCTTTTTGGTGAGTGCCACCTGTGCCGCACGTGGAAAGTGTTATAAATGGGAATGTGGATGACTGGCCAAAACGACAAAAACCAGGTGTAGCTTAAGTATTTTAGATGGTAAACAAGACATTATCAAAAGCAGTCCAGAAtccttcaaacaaaaacataaaaaacactcTGAATTAGCCCTTTTAGTTTAGTGCCGAATCACAAACTGCAAATCAGACATTAACATCTGTGTTATTAGACAGCTGCAGTGtataacagtttttctttatgaaGCTCTCGTCTCATCTGCCCGAATAGTCAGCTCAGGAacacaaatgattaaaaaatgatGGTGGACATCTTTGTTATTAGTTTCAGACAAGGCCATGCACTTTGTACCTCAATAATCGCATTATTTCATTACACTCTGGGTCTAATCTCACAGCAaggatgaacaaaaacaaacttacgTTCTTCAACAGGCTCGGGTTGGCTTCGACCTTCTCCATTCCTGCCACGAGAGCTGCTGTTCCACTCCTTGATGACCTCCACCTCGTCACTGTCTGAGTCGTCAGAGCCCTTCTTCCTCCCTTTTCCCTGCTTCTTTTTCCTGTTGGAAATGGAGAGCAGTGGAAGACACAAACATCAGGTTGAGTTACTGATCTAAGATATGAGAAAGTTAAGAAAGATGAGAGAGGTCAAAACGGTTTAcaatcaagagaaaaaaaagtacaccttttctttttctgtggttCTAAAAGCACTCAAATCTAAATCAAGTGCTTGAAAAGACACAATGGGTACCTCTATGTAAAATTGTAATaggcaaaaaataactttgtagAAAACTCAATCAATTTTTCTCGAGTCAAATGTGAGCTACCGTGTCATAAATCTTTTTGGGAAGCAGAAAAATGATCCCAAACAGCAGGAAATCTAGAACAGAATggcttgggggaaaaaaagaatcaaatcaaGTCTAGATATCAACCTTACTGAAATTTTATTCTGGGACCTGAAAAGTGCTGTGCAGAAACAAAAGCCCATAACCGTCAATAAACAAAGAGGGACTAATAAAGTCATACAGAAAACAGCTGGCATACAGCCATGATGGGGGGGCGGGGTATTCCAACTTTACTTTTTCGCCTTCTCATCCTCTGAGGTCAGACTCATGGAGGATTCCTCAGTTTCTGAAGCGATGAATTCATCCATACTGTCTTCATCGAAGTAACCCTGCACCAAAACAAGACTTGTGTCAAACGTTTATATGTACTGGTGTAAAAGAATACATGGGCAATTTGATCcgtcagtaaaacattttcaacaacttCCCCACTGTCCATGTGTAATTTGTACCcagtttttaatataaaatttaatgtttttctttcccagcCGTACCCTGTTTTCTTTACTGATGTAGTCCAGCTGAAGGCACCAGGGATGGGTCCAGATCCTGCTGAGCATCTGGAAATCCTGGAAGAGTTTGGTTCCCGCTCGGCCCCGGCCCCCTTCCAGAGCATTCCCCACACCTGCACGCAAGgggggaaaaggaaaaaaaataaaaagaaaagcacaagcAGGAAGATGAATGTGTGTTCACCTCACATGCAGCATGATCTCAATCTGctcacaaacaaaccaaaatcaTTCTTTTATTTCCAGCCTAAAACTATAAACTAATTTCTTGTTCTGATTTTTCCCATTTCTTCTACGTCACAAGATGGCCTGCAGTGCCTCCAGGAAGCAAAAGGTTACCGTTTACAGCTGAAATTGGCCTGAAGACCCCACTGTGAAGGGTCCACAGCCACAACATCAGCACTGTGGACATCTCAGCCTAACGAGCCAGGGCGCATACCACCAATCCCCCCCGCACATACCAAGCTCtcctgttctttgtttttggtgtaAAACCTCTGGCCCCTACTTCAGCTAGATTTCTCTCCTTTTTATGCTTCCACATCTCCCCCCTTCCTCTGTTCCCCCTCTCTCTCCCAGAGCTCTTCATTAGGGAGAAACGTGGGAAAGTGGGCTTAAAACCTGCCTGCGGCACAGTGCCAGCTGCCACTTCAACTCtaatacatatatacacacacatacatgtgcTGGGCCACATCTGACAGGGAAGTCCACTAAACTACTTAATGCATGACAAAACAGAGAGCGTCCAGAAGGGCTTTGTATTCGTCTGAAATCCCTCTCTGTGGAACTGACATCAGGTAAAGAGAACTTTTATTGGAAACACGACGCCCTGCAGGACCCTGctgcaaaagattaaaaagattCCCAAACATTCTCACCTGTGAAGTGCTCCAGGTAATGTCTGTAGAGTTTGCACTGGAGTGGGGTTATTCTGATCGACAGCACATACTCGTATTTGGGAGGCAGGAACTTGGTGAGCGCCGAGTAATCTTTTCTCTGAGCGGGAGAAGGAACAAAATGTTATTCTAAGAGGTGAAAAGGAGAAAGGTCAAGCAGAGGCCGAGTCCGTTGGTTGAGAGTCTCTTACCTGAACGCAGCCGGCCAGCATCTCGTAGAGGATGTGCGCCCTCTTCTTCATAATCCGGACGTCATGCAGCGTCGAGTCGGCACACTGGCCATTCTGAATGGGGTTAATGAAGCGGTTTCTGAACTCCTTGACCGACCCGAGCAAGTTTTCCTTGATAAAGTTCACCATGCAGTGGTCTGAAGAAGACACATTACatcttaaattaattaaaatgcattagTATTGAGCAAGCATGAGGGGATAGTGGTGAAGAAATTTATAGAAACATCCGGTTCAGTCACCTGCAGCAACAGATTTGAACTTTTAATCCTCATGCAAAAtgctgagaaaaatgtttttaaatctcaattttggtttcaaagaaacaaaaatgtctcaCATTCAATGAGGTTGTTTTGCAGAGGTGTTCCAGTCAGGACaatcctcctcctcgtcctgaTGGAGTTCATTGCTTTGGAGACGGCAGAAGCCTCGTTCTTCAGAATGTGGCCTTCATCACATATCACCAAGTCTGGACCTAAAATTATGACAATTATACATCATCAGCTTCACACATGTTTAAAGAGACCTCTTTTTAAGctacagtaaaacagaaaatcctcaaatcCTGAAAGCTGACCCAGATCAAACTTATTTCTAAGCCACAAAACAAACTATGTCATTGGGCACAAAATCACTGTAAAATATGGAATCATGGGCGTGCCATAgaggatagcgcgacccatgcttggaggccttgagtcctcgacgcggccgtcgcgggttcgactcccggacccggcgacatttgccgcatgtcttcccccctctcctgtcagcctacttccaaaaaaataagggacactagagcccacaaaaagaccccctggccGGGTACAAAAAAAGAATGGAATCATGCagaattaagaaatttgttaaaaaagacTTCTAcactttgcaaagaaaattcCTACATAACCTCTGCATGCATCTAATTATCAATGGGTCATGTCAAAACAGAGAGGAAGCAAATCAATGTTAGCCACAATTGCAGATGATTTAGTAGTGATTaatatgttcattttaattatctaaagaggttttttttaactttatactcataaataaaggaaaaaatactaacaagtttattttacaaaaacattcaattatTCTCagtaaatatctaaaaatgtatacattaacaaaatttagatttttctccTAAAACAATGTGTTAAGTACATTCTAAAAAAGTGACGTTACACCATCTTGTTGCACATTAAATTCAGCTtcttttgcataaataaattagtttatttagcCATGAAAAGTAATTAAGTTGAATCAAATTTAGGtaaaaattcctttaaaaattCCAAGTGCTTTACTGTCAAAAGATTTTAACAGATTATGGTCCAGAGTACGGCCCATGGTCCATCAATTCTGATGGCACTTTTCatgtaattttaaatcaaaggaATTTGCTTTGACCTTATTGTTAAATCCAATCTGGACCTTAGAGAACCTCAGATTTAGATGACCTCACACCTCCATCCCAACCACCAACCTTCCAGCCATAATAAAGTCACAAGGGATCTTGGGAAATTGTACCTGGATCCACAAGCGTTTTCTGAAATGTCTCTTTTAGCTTCTTGCTCTTGATGTTTCGTCCCTGCGTCAGATTTCTGTACATCTCATAACCTATGATCATAACGCCACCCGACTCCTGCCACTGCTGGAGAGCATAGGCTCGCTCCTGAGGCCTCTTAACTGTGGCTAGCTCTGTTACCTGTGGGTGAGAAATACATAATCATCAACTATAGACATGTTTTTTGCAAGGCTGACAACAAgagcaaataataaataaacggGAGCATTTCTTACCTCGAGGCTCTCCTCATCCTTCAGTCCCACCTGCCATTTCTCAAACTCATTGAGCCAGTTAAGAACAGTGTTGAGGGGACAAACCACTAGAGCTGTGCTAAAGTCGAGCTTTTCACAAAGCAGCAGGGTGTGGAGGAACGTCACCACCTACAGGCCAAGATGGGAACAGTTAAAAACGGCCACATCACACAgctttggagataaaaaaaaaagcacctaGCAGAGCTATTCTGTCTTGCGTATTTGCAATATGTAGCAGTGTTGTAAGAAAAATGCAACTCTGAGAATTACTTGGAGAAGTTTCTGTGCAGCAACTGAATCCAGTGTGACATTAACAACAAAGTCTCTAGCAATCTCATGCAGTGAAGATCGCATTTAATGTTGGAGGAACAAATTAagacaaatgtaattttctttatgtaaacaaacatcTTAAACGATACAAATTTGAATGTGCTGTAGATGTAGCTTTTAACATCAGTGCAGTTTcggtaaaatgtaaaatccagACAAATGAATCCATTTCTTACTTGTAGAGTTTTTCCTAGACCCATGCAATGAGCCAGGATGCAGCCAGAGCCTGCAGACTTCTGAATCTTTTTCACAGACTCGCAGCAGCAGTCCCATATAAACTGAACACCTGAAACCAAGCACAAAACACTGAGTGGGAATCATTTCAGACTGGCCTGAAACTCAAATTTTTATCCCAACGCCATTTACTCACCATCCACCTGATGAGGCTTGAGCTTTGTGACGAGGCTCTTGTGCACCTGAACCAGCGGCTCCTTGGtctcttcatcttcatccaGGACCAGCTTGGTGGTGATGGGGCAGGCCACCTGGGAGGCTTCTTCTACTACAACAACCTATAGGCAGATTACAGGAAGATAATctaataattagaaaaaaaggttttctaagCCATTTTAAAAGGCAAATTAAACCATTCTGAGAAATTGACAGAACATGACTGGATTTTTTCCAAGACAGGTTCCGTGATGTTATCACTAATGGCTCCCCtacctgcaaaagaaaaaaaactacaggaCTCAATCAGCTGATCGGGCAGATTGATACAGCTAGGAACATTAGCTTAGCTCGAGCGTCGAGCTGAAACTGATGACAATTGGCTAACAGCACCAAATATAACTTCCTCTTGTGAAAGTGAGAATggtgcttttaaaacatttttctattaaaaggTAAAGTGCAGAGGCCAGTAGTTCATGGGTGACAACATTAACCATGTtccaagttaaaataaaactccaaaGTTTATGTACCAGTTGTTGTACCCACAGATTAGGTTAATTGCTATTAAAAGTAGTCCATAGCGTCCGGTCCTACTGAATTTTACCCAGAGACAGTCTCACAAACATATGTTTTTTCATGTTGGATTTTTTGGTCATATTGGTGAGAAATTATCGTATTCACCGCCGGTGGATGTTCTTGTAAATTTTCCCCACTTGTAAACTGTTCCTTAAAGCATGTTGTGCAAATtgatgaaaatgattaaaataaaaaaaagaacatgaaaaaaatctaattcttaCTCCGGTagcattttaaagctgttttgaCAGTACAGTCGTACTTTCAGGAGTTGTATTTGGTgaggttttatttataaatgtttaaccACTCAGTTCTCCCACTGCCGCCACCTTGTGGTAGCAGTATTGCACTATATTTACAACGATCTTCTCCCAATAATTGATGCCCACAAGAAACAGATAATTGACCTGTTAAAGTTTGAGCTTTCCTCATTAAGATTACAGCACAAATTTTATtctgtgaaacatttctttttgtaaaaatcctAATAAATCAGAGTTTCATTTCCCACTGGGCCCAGTTTAAAAACcttgatctaaatcaggggtgcccaaagtcggtcctcgagggccggcatcctgcatgttttagttctctccctggtggcaccaacaaccttttcagctgACTGAACCTCtctgtcaatgttcttcttagacctcctaacgagccatcatttgatccaggtgcattaaaccagggagagaactaaaacatgcaggatgcctggaggactgactttgggcacccctgatctAAAAGGATCAAgaggccaaaaaaaaataaaacagcatttttatttatttttgcatgagcataaagttacacacaaacaaacataaaaatgtaaaaagcccttttttttttacttttcaaaaaataaataattttaaaacttaaaaatttttCCATATTAATTTCTATGCTTCCCCCAGAGTTTTGAGTTTAGTTGTAATATTCAAAGACAGTACACCTTACCATTACAGGTTTAAGTGGGTTTTTGACCATGTTATCTTGCCATTGTAAATGCCACAGCACACACCTTATGTGTAAGGTTTGTTTTTcccaaaacagcagaaatgtccATGCTTACCTCTCTGAGTTTCTCCCTGAGCGCCTCCCTCTCAGCGATAcgtttcctcctctcctcttcctccttcagaGCGTCTCTCGTCTCTGTCCTCAAGTTGTCGTCCTTGAGGATTTTGCGGATCTTTTTCCGGCCTTTGCGCCCCTCTCCATCTTGATCCTCACTGTCTTCCTCTCCACTCTGTGAAAAAGGACATTAAGTTCAGCTCTTTGATCTTTAGCCCTCTGGTGCAAAGAGCTAGTCCTTGTTATCAGTGAGCGAGCAACCCCCAAGATCCATTTATGGGTCCAATAACTCTCAAAACACACTGCAGGGCAAGTTTAATAACGTTTAGAAGCTCTGCATGACTTGACTAGTAAACTTTAGTTGAGTTTGCCTCCACCACAAGGTAATCCTTCcagaaataagaaattttatGAGACTGCATCTAGAACACCTTCTCATTATTGCTGGAGGAGTCGTCCTGAACTTTGATTCTACGTCGcttctttttctgctgcttgtaGCTCCTCTGATTCtcatcttctttcttttttgctgatctacagaaataaaaacaggaagcatgttcttttcttttatgtccACCAAGAGAAAACGGGTCTAATCAACAGAAAGTAAATGATTGCTTGGACTAGATCCCGCTTTCTCACCTGGTCTTTCGACGCTTGCTATCCACCTCTGAGTCACTGACCTCCTCACTCATTGCCGACGCAGAACCAGATGCTGACTTCTCAAAGTCTGAGTCTTCAGAGTCGTCGCTGCCAACTGATATAAAACACCACAACAAAGTCACTTACCGGTTTCTCAGTTGGGGAGTCCTGTTAATAAAAGCCAGAATGTACCTTTACGTGAAGACTTTTTCTTGCTGCCCTTGCTCTTCTTCTCCTTGCTCGAGTCTCCAGATTCACCCTCACTCAAGGAGAGCTTATGACGGAGCAATTTGTGCCGACCACCGCGCTTCTTCACATCAACATCAGACTCAGAGTCTTCTGTAAATTCATCATCTTTcaggacagaaacaaagattatTAAAGGATAGGAGGCAATTGGTcttctttaatatttctgcaCTTGTATATTTCAGTTTGGACTCTACCTCGCTCCTCTTCGTCGtcctcttttccttttctaaCTTTCTTGGAGGATTTCTTTTTCGTGTCTTCCTCTTCGTTGTCAGAGGAGCTTTCTGCTCCTGAAGAGTAACTGGACTTTATTTGTGCAAGAAGCATTTTCTTTGCAATCCTTtgagaaaagggaaaaatagaaacaaaagttCCATGAAGATGTCATGCATTTTaacaatcaaaaacaagcaCAAAGTGTTGTTTTTAGATCCACAAACTATCAAAGTCCAAAGTTGAAACATAGTTAATTGGTTGGTTTAAAGTAAGTTAGAACAACAACTAAATACACTTTTAATGAGCAAACATTTCCCTAAATGTAGAGATTACTTGTAGACAAATTAGTCTGAGCACCTAGGTGTCATTCCACTTAGTTATttgttgataaaaatgtaaaataaaaaaataacttcactTACTGAAATATTAAGATTACAACATTCTGCAGCAGAGAAACTGCTTGGGTCCAACCAGTTAAAGCTGCCTAACTGAATTAGTCCagggaaataaaacaactttattcttcAGCATGTGAGTGTTTAaggttaaataaatcaataagcCATCTGAAGCAGGAGTACCCAACTAATAGGTTTAACATTTCTACTCAACAACTTGTTGCCTCAATTAGAACCAGCACTGCCTTGCTGTTTTCATTCCTCTGATTTTGTCACAGTACATCTAgaaacttcaaaacattttatttctattttatacaACAGACTGACACAAACTggtgcataattatgaaatggaaagaaaaatgataaattactTTCAACACAGGTAGAAAACATCTACATGGTTTGAACATTTAGGGTATCCTAAGTGTGTAGAAAAAGACATACCCCATTACTTTGATACCcgtaaataaaacccagtgcaacTAATTCCTTCCCAATTTACGCAATTAGTAAATGGAGGtcacctgtgtgtaattattaCATATCTTCTCTATGCATTTCCCCAGTACCTGTTTTCAGGGTCGTCGTCGTCGTCTTCAAAAACCTGAGAAACACCTTTAGGGTCTACCTCGTCTCctagcaacaaaacaaaaaacagcattatTTCCCAATGAACCCAAACACTTTTATTATGAAGTTATATAATAGTAAAATGTACTTCAGCTCACTGTCAATGAAATTTTGTAATTACATGAAAttgtgtggggaaaaactaaaatcatgGCATctctgtaaaaaatgaaaagtttaagtGTAAACCGGAGAGGCTCTATGAGACTGAAAGAAACTGTGAAAGCAGCGATAAGGAAAAGCTTCGTCTTTGCATAAAAGGAGAaaccaaatgtaaacatttctacACTGAACAACTTTACCTGAGGACTGATTGAAGACTCCACTGCCTCCAAGTACATTATCCTCCACAATGGGCTTGATCTTTTGCTGGTCACTATCCTCTCCAGAGTCGCCTccagcctcctcctcctcctcctcttcctcttcctcagatGAAGACTGTAGCTTGGAGGCAGCTTTTGGGCTCTTTCCCTTCCGCTTCTTTTCATAAGATCGCTTCTGCTTCTTATCAGACAAGTCTTTTTCATTGCCCTTGGAGTTCTCCTGTTTCTTGACACGGCTAGACCTCCTTCTAGCTGTGACTGCTTTGCTCTTACTCTCCACATCTGAGTCGGAGTCTGAGTTGTCCGAGCCGGCTTGTTTCTTCTTGGAtgtcttcttgtttttactCTCTCCATCTGAATCAGAGTCTGAGTTGTCCGAACCGGcttgcttcttcttcttggacGTCTTCTTGTCTTTACTCTCTGCATCTGAACCTGAGCTTTCGGACTTACGTTTGCGTTTGGTTAGCTTCTCGGTGTCCTTTGAAGACATGTCTGATTTGAAGAGACGCTTTTTAGCCATTGTGCTTTCCTGTTCCTCGTCTGTGCTGCTGTTGCCTGTTGCAGCTTTCTCCAGTAGAGCAAGAGGAACTTCGTCTGAGTCAGAGTCTTCTGATGTTTTCTCTGAACTTTTGGTCTCTTTTTTAGTGTTACTGGATTTCTTTGATGGCTTGGCCTTGCCGTCTCCTTCAGACTCTGACTCAGAGGAGTCCTTCTTGCCTTTATTTTCCCCTTGCTTCCTTAAAGGAGTGGTCTTCACCCTACTGGAGCGGCGGGTTCGTGGTGGGCTGTCGGCTTCTTCTGCTCGACTAGAATCGGAGTCTTTCTTACCCTCATCTTTTTCCTTACTCTTGCTCGGCTGTTCTGCATCCTTTTCTTTGTCCTTTGACCTAGAAGACCTAGAACTGCTGCTTTTGATAACTGGTACAGGAGTCAGTTTGACTATCAGGTTCTTAACTCTGGGTTGGGGGCATTGGGTTTCTGGAGGTTGCTCATTTGACTTTGTATCCACCTCTTTCACTGAACTGGTATCGGTCTGTGAGAGCATGGAGGAATCAGCGAGGCTCTCCACCATCTGGAAAAGCTCCTCAGGGACTGAAGGAGGAACAGACATAATGTCATGATCTAGGGATGTTTCAGCAGTAGACACTGGCTCACTGTCAAAGACCTCGCTTTTAATTATCTTTTCGGGGACgcttgtttctgtttggtgCTCTTCCATTTCAGGCTTATTGGACACTTCGTCTTCTGACTTCATGTCCTGCTGGTTATCCAACTCTTTCACCCCTTCGTCCATCGATTCTGCTTCATCTACTGGATCTGTTTCAATAGACGGCTTTTTGAGTGACTCTTTTGTTGAAACCTCTATTTCATTAGGCGGCTCTTCAACCGTCTCCCCCGTTTCCGTTTTACAAACTAAATCTGCTATACTATCCTGGTCCTTTGAAACCTTTTTGGTTTTGCCAGATTTACAAACTAAATCATT
This genomic interval carries:
- the atrx gene encoding transcriptional regulator ATRX isoform X3 — protein: MLKVLICKSCFKYYTSDDIGRDSDGMDEQCRWCAEGGKLICCDYCNNAFCKKCILRNLGRKELSSITDEDSKWHCYVCRSEPLRDLVSNCHSIMQRKEEVEIKQRKTDKAEEREGKKEKKKSSKDQKAIANGKEHNEGLGTMTFSYKNLQIPKDLIKKTKKLVETTTGLNNTFIQFIQQATDDQADTSIRYRHLKAFKAVLSDLRKAHNALEEALKPEFRNMELQNGTEGQHARKTGSVVEPAENEMDCSADLLPDEDGERYNEVKPICDTEEMKETKQPPDENDLVCKSGKTKKVSKDQDSIADLVCKTETGETVEEPPNEIEVSTKESLKKPSIETDPVDEAESMDEGVKELDNQQDMKSEDEVSNKPEMEEHQTETSVPEKIIKSEVFDSEPVSTAETSLDHDIMSVPPSVPEELFQMVESLADSSMLSQTDTSSVKEVDTKSNEQPPETQCPQPRVKNLIVKLTPVPVIKSSSSRSSRSKDKEKDAEQPSKSKEKDEGKKDSDSSRAEEADSPPRTRRSSRVKTTPLRKQGENKGKKDSSESESEGDGKAKPSKKSSNTKKETKSSEKTSEDSDSDEVPLALLEKAATGNSSTDEEQESTMAKKRLFKSDMSSKDTEKLTKRKRKSESSGSDAESKDKKTSKKKKQAGSDNSDSDSDGESKNKKTSKKKQAGSDNSDSDSDVESKSKAVTARRRSSRVKKQENSKGNEKDLSDKKQKRSYEKKRKGKSPKAASKLQSSSEEEEEEEEEEAGGDSGEDSDQQKIKPIVEDNVLGGSGVFNQSSGDEVDPKGVSQVFEDDDDDPENRIAKKMLLAQIKSSYSSGAESSSDNEEEDTKKKSSKKVRKGKEDDEEERDDEFTEDSESDVDVKKRGGRHKLLRHKLSLSEGESGDSSKEKKSKGSKKKSSRKVGSDDSEDSDFEKSASGSASAMSEEVSDSEVDSKRRKTRSAKKKEDENQRSYKQQKKKRRRIKVQDDSSSNNEKSGEEDSEDQDGEGRKGRKKIRKILKDDNLRTETRDALKEEEERRKRIAEREALREKLREVVVVEEASQVACPITTKLVLDEDEETKEPLVQVHKSLVTKLKPHQVDGVQFIWDCCCESVKKIQKSAGSGCILAHCMGLGKTLQVVTFLHTLLLCEKLDFSTALVVCPLNTVLNWLNEFEKWQVGLKDEESLEVTELATVKRPQERAYALQQWQESGGVMIIGYEMYRNLTQGRNIKSKKLKETFQKTLVDPGPDLVICDEGHILKNEASAVSKAMNSIRTRRRIVLTGTPLQNNLIEYHCMVNFIKENLLGSVKEFRNRFINPIQNGQCADSTLHDVRIMKKRAHILYEMLAGCVQRKDYSALTKFLPPKYEYVLSIRITPLQCKLYRHYLEHFTGVGNALEGGRGRAGTKLFQDFQMLSRIWTHPWCLQLDYISKENRGYFDEDSMDEFIASETEESSMSLTSEDEKAKKKKKQGKGRKKGSDDSDSDEVEVIKEWNSSSRGRNGEGRSQPEPVEEPARAANSTPGSPCSADWYKEFVTEADSEILEHSGKMMLLFEILRMAEEVEDKVLVFSQSLISLDLIEDFLELSCRTEEDEKLSPYKGEGKWFRNIDYYRLDGSTNAPTRKKWAEDFNDTSNVRGRLFLISTRAGSLGINLVAANRVIIFDASWNPSYDIQSIFRVYRFGQVKPVYVYRFLAQGTMEEKIYERQVTKQSLSYRVVDQQQIERHFTMNELAELYTFEPDMLDGPSEKKSKRATPMLPKDPILAEMLQNNKDQLVCYHEHDSLLDHKEEEALSEEDRKAAWAEYEAEKKGLSMRTNYPSNYAQPDMGTSNYFSLNMAALATMSNQQLEDLINQGRQKVIEATNALKALARESMEDVIARIWKDNPTLTESQVQALTLRHQATVEMELKRREGIYREVLNRQQTLMVYVQKLITNRKVQEQQLAMANQATYLNQLALQNGMMAGGMNQMNLLGLYQRLHGMGGNQGGGKNPGPSQGM